Part of the Paenibacillus sp. JNUCC32 genome is shown below.
TCCTCTTCCGCTATGGGCTCGAACTCTGCGGCATTGGCGTATAAATCATGCTCCAGATACATGACGATTGGCGAGCCGTGAACGATGATCTCAAGGGGAATTTCCGGATGACGCAGCAATTTTGTCAAATCATGGAGCTGAAGCTCTAGGGACGGATTGATTCGGGATATGCCAAAATGGTCCTGATAAAACGAAGCCGCCATATGGTTGTAGATGTTCAGGCTGAAATCGGCGATCAGCGGCAGCCCGATGGTTTGAAACCTGTGCATGGCACCGATGTTGGTCGCAAGCAGGCCGTCCAGACCATAATGGTTAAACTCCTTGCCTGCGCTGAGAAACTGATGGTACTGCTCCATCTGAAGCTCATTCATCATGCGGGGCATGCCAAGGACAATCTCCGCGTCCCCTTTATCCGCCGTCAAGGCTTCGATGTCTTTGCGGCCAAACGGACGATCCGGCTGGAATACGTCCCCCGTCAGGTAAATGACGCCCGCTCCTTCTTCTAATGCCGCACGGGCCTGCTCTACCGTGTTGACATGCACCGTAATTTGCGGAATCGACGTGCCCTGCCGTTCCCGCTTCGCATGGCGAAGCGATTCCTTCACCTGGAGCACCCGTTCCTCCTTCGTCTCGCGTTCGGCGGTAGGCGTACTGAACACCTTCCCCGTACTGTAAAACTTGCCCGTTCCCTCATAGCGGCGATTAATGAAGCCCAGTCCCGGCTTGCCGAAGGCATAAGCCGTCGTGAAATCGCGCTTGCGATGTTTATGCAGCGTGTCCGCCCCCGCCTCGCGATTGTAGCCCAGCGGATCCGCAATATAACGATCGATGGCATCTCCGTACGAATTCACGACCATCAGCAAAAACTCGGTGTCCCTCATGCGTCCTTCAATCTTGAAGCTGGTGATGCCGGACTTGATCAGCTCAGGAATGCTCTCGTACATGTACATATCCTTGGCCGCGAGCGGATACTCGGTCGGATAGAGATAGCCGTCCTTCTTCACCCGGTAATCCCAGCGGCAAGGCTTCATGCAGCGCCCGCGGTTAGAGCTGTTGCCGAACAGCATCGAGCTGTACAGGCAGTTGGCCCCGTGAACCGTGCACATGTCGCCGTGCACAAAATACTCGAACTCCATCCCGCTCCTGGCCTGCAGCACCTCTGCCGTTTTCAGGTCCATTTCGCGGGAAGCCACGATGCGGGAAACGCCCAATGCTTTGAGAGCTTCGATCATTTCCAGGTTGTGCACGTTCATCATGACCGAGGAGTGAACCGGAATATTCGTGTAATTCATCTCTTGGATCAAGGGAAACACGGCCAGGTCCTGCGCGATAATGGCATCCGGGCCGATCTCGTTCAGAAAGGCGAAGTAGCGCTTCGCTTCCTCCAAGTCCTCTTCATTCATCAGGTTGTTCACTGTAATGTAGGCACGTTTCCCGCGGTCATGCGCCAATTGGACGGCCTCGCCGACCTCCTCATAACTTAAGTTGTATCCCTTGCGCATCATACGCATGTTCAGCGATGGCCCCCCGAAATATACGGCATCGCAGTTTGCGTCAATGACGGTCTTGAATATCTCGAATGTTCCGGCTGGAGCCAACAGTTCCACTTCTTTACCATTAAAATAACGAGCCACAGTCCGTTCCCCCTACTCCGAAAAATATATTTTTTTCAATTGTAACATAATTCACAAATATGATTAGTGAATTAATTCACAGCGATATTCACAGTAGGATCCCAGCTTTGAAAAGCAAATCAAGATACGAATCAATTTTATATTGACCGAATGTTCATTCAATAATAAAATAATGTTCATCAAGCGCTTCACATTATTGAAAATCGAATGGAGGTATTCTATTGGATCTGCACTATGAAGTTCATGGAAACGGTAAGCCTATCGTCCTTGTTCACAGCGGTGGAGCCGATCTGCGGGACTGGAGTTATCTTGTCCCTCTTTTAGCGGAGCATTTTTGCGTCATTGCCTTTGACGGTCGCGGAGCCGGACGCTCTCCCTCTCCCGCTCAGCCGCCGAATTTTGTTGAAGACTTGTTATCTCTTCTTGATCATCTGGATATTCCGCAAGCTGCGATTGTCGGTCATTCTATGGGCGGCCGGATTGCCACGGAGTTCGCGATCCATTATCCTGAAAGGGTATCGGAACTGATTGTCATAGCGCCCGCCCTGTCCGGCTTCCCTTATTCTGAGGAAATGCAAACCTACATGCTCGGGGTAAGCGCCGCTGCCCCTGATATCGAGAAAATGATCGAGTTGTGCATTGAGCCGCCTTCTTATGAAATTACAAGGAACCGCGCCGAGCGGGAGCTGATGGTCCAAATGCTTCGCCACCATTTCGAGCGGACGTTTACCTGGTCCACCTTTGACTCGGTTTGGCCAGAGCCGCCGGCGATGGATCGATTACAGGATATCTCGGCCAGAACGCTGTTCATCATAGGAGATCATGAACTGACCGATAACCAGCAGGTAGGAGAACAATTTCGAAGGGTTCCAGGCATTCGATTTGCCACCATCGCGGGAGCGGATCACATGGTCACGCTAACGCATCCGGAGGAGTTATCCCTTCATATCACCCCATTCGTAAAGGAATGAAGATTTATGCCACGCTCACCCATCGAGAACGAACGCATACGCCAGATGGCAAAAGAGAAGATTTTGGAAACTGCCATGGATTTGTTTATCCATCAGGGGTACCATGCCACTTCCATTAGCGATGTAGCCAAGAAAGCCGGTACATCCAAAGGGCTGCTCTATAATTATTTTTCAGGCAAGGAAGGACTTCTTGCCGCTATGGTCGAGGAGCGAATCGCAAGCGTTGCCGAAGTTATGGAGAATTCCGCTTCACTCCAAGCACCAGCGGATCAGCTGAAATATATTTTGGAGCAAGCCATCGACAACGTCTATCAGCAGCCGGAGGTATTCCGTTTTTACTTGCATCTTCAAACACAGCCCGAAGCGGATCAAGAGCTGTTTCCCTACAGCAAGCGTCTTGTGGAAGAGGCTGCACGGCAATTTGAGATTCAATGCCGCATATTCGAAAGTCTCGGAGTACCCGAGCCGCGCAAGCGCTCCTTGTACTTTTCTTCTACCCTTCAGGGCATCATGCTGATGATATCCACCTATCCCCTGCACTTCCCCATTGAAGAAGTGAAGGAGCAGATGCTGAAGGAGTTTTGCCCGTAACGCCAAAAGAGCCGAGGTTTCCTGTATCTTTAGGATACCTCGGCTCTTTGCTGCACGAAACGATTATTATGGCACACGAAAGGGATGCTGATCTTTATCTATTATGAATTGCCTCTTCTACAGGAAACAGCATGTGGAAAATATCGCTCTCTTGGTCACGCCCCTCACCGCACCCGTTCAGTCGGTATTCGATTCCCTGTTCCGTCTGCTCCGCTACCAGCTCCTTGCAGAATTCGACGGATTTTACCGGCTTCCCCAGCGGGTCATGCGTAGTATCGAGCCGATGCCGGATGAACTCGCCTTGGTAACCATGCTCCAAATCATGAAAAATGGGGCTGCCCTCTATTGTATACAGCGTCAGCTGTACAGAAGCTGGCTGCTTCTCCTCCACTTGCTTCACGAATTGATCCCATGCCTCCCGGTTGGCAATCAACCCATCTAAACTAAATACAACATCCCCATTCTTCTTGGCCTGCTCAGGCGTATATCGCAATTGATCGATCAATTCCGTGAGCTGGGCTGTCAACTGCTCGGTCAACGTATATCCTGTGCCGGTATCCGTTATATAGGTAAACATTCCACGTTTACTGTCGGGTTCTAGCCATAGATGAATGGATGTGCTCTCCCCGTCAAGGTGAATCACCGCATCATAATCCGGTTCTCTTACATCCATGATTCCCTGCATCCTCACCGCTGTCCGGATGGCTTCATCGAACACCTCAACGTCCTTCACGCTATCCAGCGTTCCGAAAATACCCGAACTGACTTTACCGAACCCCTGACCGCGGTGGATCGTTACATAATCTTGGAGTTGGCTATCCTCCTCCATTCCTGAAGTTATGGCTCGTTCCCCTGTTTCGGAAGACCTCTTCACATCCCCATCCTTACCGAGACCGCAGCCTGTCAGCAGCATCGTCAAAACCATCACCCATAGCAAGACCGTTCCCCTATTCGCCAGCTTATATTCCCTCATGATCCCCATCGCAACATCACCTCTACCATTCAGACGTATGACAATGCCCATTTGTTACCAGAAGATGGTCACCTTTTCTTCATCTTGTATCTCATGGCATTAAACGCGGCTGCTTGATCATCGGTAAATCATGCGGAGCGAATCCTGCGGACCCTGATCATGATTGGACTTCCTCATGACATCGATCACGTCCCCGCCCCCATGAATTACAGTAACTTTTTCGATTTTTCTCTTCCTTCATGTCCTTAATCAGTTATGCTATGAATAACAGGATCGAAACGTACGAGGAGGAAAGAAACGATGGCTATTCACTGGCTGGAACCGGATATCGCCGAATGCACCCGAAGAGGAATCGCCTACTTTACGTCGGAGCTGGAGATGGCGAATGGCCTGCCCTGCAAAATGTACCGCATTACCGAGAAGTTCGGGAGTTTATCCGATCATATGCATGACTATCTTCAAATCTGGTATGTCAGCAAAGGCGAATTCATCCATACGCTCTATGGCCAAAAATACCGGATGGTCCAGGGCAATATATTCGTGCTCCCTCCTTACAGCGTCCATCGCGTGGAGATGGTCCCCGGGAAAGAACTGGAGGTGCTCGGGTGCGAATTCATGCCGGCCTTCATTAACGAACGATTGGAGGGAATGCCGGACGAGCCGCAGCTGTTCGACCTTTCCTTCATCAAGCCTTTTGTCACGACCGAAGACCGCGTCCCGCTCAAAATCACCTTGACCGGCGGCAGTGACCTAGTCGTTAAGGAACTCCTGACCGAAATGCTGAACGAGTTCGGAGGCCGGGGCCCCTTCTTCGATATTCTGCTGAAGGCCAATCTGCTGAAGCTGCTGGCGATCGTGAACCGCGAGCATGCCGAGCAAAGCAAGCATATATCGGTAACCGCGGGCAGCGCCCCGTATCGGGAGCCCATATTGGAATCCGTTCAATATATCCACGACCACTTCGATCAGCCCCTGTGGCTGGAGGATCTCTGCGCGCGGACGATGATGTCCCGGACGAGCTTTTGCCGACGTTTCAAGGAAGTGACAGGCTGGACCTTCAGCCAGTACTTGGCCAATTATCGGATACGAATGGCAATGCGGCTGCTGACGGAGCCCGAGCTGACGGTAACCGACGTGTGCTTCAAGGTCGGGTTTAACGAGCTTCCCTACTTCTGCCGCATTTTCAAAAAATACACGGGAACGACCCCCGCTTATTATAAAAAGAACGCTTTTAAAACCGTGGACTAGCGCCTCGGTACGATAATCCAATAAATAAACACGATAGTGAAATCGAAGCGATCGCGCACATGCTATACTCGGGGCAAGCAATAACGAAGAATCAAGCGACAGGCTCATGTCATCACTGCATCATCAATCCACGATTTTGGAGGAGAACCGATGAACAAAATTACAATTGCCGTGATTGGCTGCGGCACGATTGCGAACAGTGCCCATATCCCCGCCTACATGGCCAACGAAGATGCCGAGATCAAATATTTCTGCGATATCTTGAAGGACCGGGCCGATGCCGCCGTCGCCAAATACGAATGCGGCCAAGCCATCGAAGATTACAACCAGATCCTGAACGACCCTGAGGTCGACGCGGTATCGATCTGTACGCCGAATGACGTCCATGCTTCCATCGCCATCGATTGCTTGCGGGCAGGAAAGCATGTATTATGCGAAAAACCGGCAGCCCGCACCTACGCGGAAGCGCTGGAGATGCAGAAGGTTCAGCACGAAACGGGCAAAACGCTCAATATCGGGGTGGTCAACCGTTACAATGAAAGCGTAAACAGAATCAGAAAAATGATCCAAAACGGCGATCTTGGCGAGCTGTATCACGTTTATGCCAGCTTCCGTTCCCATCGCTCGATCCCGGGTCTCGGCGGCGCCTTCACGACCAAAGCCATTGCCGGCGGCGGCGCGCTGATCGATTGGGGCGTTCACTTCCTCGATGTCGTGATGTACTGTACGGGCGATCCGAAGCCGAAGACCGTCTCCGGTCAGGCTTATTGCAAGCTGGGCAAAGACATGGAGAATTACACCTTCCTCAAAATGTGGGCAGGTCCGCCGAAATATGACGGCACGTATGACGTCGACGATTTTGTCACGGCCCTCGTCCGCACGGAAGGCCCGACCATTTCCCTGAACGGCGCATGGGCGCAAAATATCGGCGCCGAAGAAATGTTCATCGACTTCCTCGGCGACAAAGGCGGCATCCGGCTGAAATACGGCGCGGACTTCACCTTCTACACCACGGAGGACGGCGCATTGATCGAAACCACGCCGAAATTCAATCTCGGCAGCATGTTCCAGAATGAGATCGACGGATTCATCCGCTGCATTCAAACCGGGGAGAAACAGCCTTCGCATATCGATACGGTCATCCTCTCCTCCCAGATCATCCAGGCGATTTACGACTCGTCCGACCAAGGCGCGGAGGTTTCGCTTCAGCCCGTTGCCCAGAACAGCCTATAACCTATAGTTCGAACGCCAGGGAGGCCCTTTATCATGAAAAAAATCGGATTCATCGACCTGCATTTGGACCAGTTCCACGCGAACAAATATCCCGGGTGGATTGAGCAGGCATCGGAACATGCCATGAAGGTCATGTACGCCTACGGCAAGAGAGACAAAGAGAACGGGCTCACGAACGCCGCCTGGAGCAAGGAGTTTGGAATTGAGCTGCTGCCCACGATCGAAGAGGTGGTGGAGCGCAGCGATTACCTGATCGTGCTGTCCCCGGACAATCCGGAATTCCATGAGGAGCTGTCCCAGCTGCCGCTGCAATCCGGCAAGCCGACCTATATCGATAAAACGTTCGCGCCTGACCGCGAAACGGCCATCCGCCTGTTCGACCTGGCGGCAAAGCACGGAACGCCGATGTATTCGACGTCCGCCCTCCGTTTTGCCAGCGAATACCGTGAGCTGGACCGAAGCGATATTCAAACGATCAGCAGCTGGGGACCGGGCGCCTTCGCCAATTATTCGATTCATCAAATCGAGCCGATCGTCAGCCTGATGGGGACCAGCCCGAAGCGGGTGATGTACATCGGAACGCCTGACTCCCCTGCCCTGCTGATCGATTTCGGGAACGGACAGCAAGCCACCGTGAATCATCTCGGGGATAATTGTCCGTTTACCTTGGGGATAAAAAATGGCGACGGGGGCTTCAAGCAGGTCACCGCGAATTCGAATTTCTTCGCCTTGTTCATCGAGAATCTGGTGAATTTCTTCGAAACGGGCGAGCCTGCCGTCAACCCGGCAGAAACGGTCGCCGTCATCACGATTATCGAGTATGGATTGAAGGCGGCCGACACCCCTTATGTGTGGGTGGATTTGCCTCAATAGCAAAACCAAGGGTTCGTTACACATAGAAATATATAAAAAGAGCTGCTCCAACTGGCCGTAAGGGCCTGAGGGCAGCTCTTTTTCATAAAACCAAGCCAGCTTTGAAATCCAATTCTGAAGAGTTACACTTCTTTCCGCTGAAAATAGACGAAGCCCGCGAGAAAGAACAGTAGAAACCCTCCCACCACGACGGTCATGAGGCTTTCGAACGGCAGGTTGAATGCACCGAAATCGGCTTGACCCGCGGGCATCATCGCCAGAAACGGCTGCGTCCACGGATAGTAAGGGGCATACGTCTGCGAGTTGGCTACCAGCATGTTCGGTATGGTGAAAACGACGTTCAATGCCAGCGGAGCGGCAAAGCTGCTCCAGGCCGTTGAGACTCCAAGCTGCAGCGCGGCAAGCGGCAAGCAGGCGACCCAACCGCCAAGCAGGCAGCGCAGCAGCATTTCCCACGGAATCGGAGCATCCACCTTGTGGATCAAACCGGCTCCCAGCACGGCGCCCATGAACAGTAACTGGACGACGGCCAGCAGCATGGCTACCACCGAGAATTTCGCAAAATAGACGGCGCCGCGTGAAACCGGCAGGACGAGCAGCTGTTTCCATCCCCCGCCCGAATGCTCATACCGGCATACCATGGCACTGAATATCCCCGTCAGAATCGGGAGCAGCAGCATGGCATGCAGAATGATCATAATGCTGATCAGATATTCCCAAGGCGCCAGCTCCTCAGGCTTTCCGTTTAATATGCCTAGCAGCATGACCAGGACCGCGCACAGGAAGATTTGCGGCCACAGCTTCGATTTCGACAGCTTAAGCCACTCTGCGGATACCGCTCTTAGATAGGATGCCATCTTAGTCCACATCCTTTCGGTTAAAATGAATCAGGCCAGCGCATGCGATCACCGCGCCCAGCAGCAAACCCGCTCCGATGACGCGGGCTTCTCCCGGCCCCATGTAAGCCAGCAGCGGCCATTTTAGCGGCATCCAATCAGGAAACTGCAGGGCGAACATCGACACGACCGAGGCGGTAATCCCGATTCCGACCGCGATCCCCTGGTTCTTAAGCGTCAAAGACGTCCACAGCTGAAAGGCCAGCATGGGAAGCGCCGCGAATAACTGCACAAAGCCAATGCGCAGCAGATCGACATACGGCATTTGATCTGCCCCCATCCCCAGTATGATGCCGAGTACGGCGGTGCTGATCGACAGAAGAAAACAGGATACGCAGAGAATCAGGAAGGCCTGCACGAACTTGGCACTGAATACCGCCGTTCTGGATATAGGCAGTGCCAGTAGCTGCTTCCACGAGCTCAGCTGATGCTCCACGTTGGCCATCAGCGAGCAGACCAGCGTGATCCCGAGGAACAGGGCAATCGGCACAAAGAAGAGCACGTTCTCCAGCAGCCCGCCCCAAGGATCCGCCGCGTAGGATTTCATCAGGTAATCGTATCGAAGTCCGAAGTTCAGCCCTTGCATCGCTGCCAGCCCGACGGGACCGAGCGCAGCGAGAAACCAGATGCCTTTGCCCCGGATCTTCAGCCAATCGGCGGAAAGCGCACGGAACATCATACCCGGCTTCCCTCCCCTACGATCTGCATGAAGATATCCTCCAGCGACCTCCGCTGCTCTTCCACCCGGTATACCGCATGCTGGTTCTCCACCAGGCGCTTCACGAGCAGCGCGATTTTGGCATCCTGCATGCTCTCCAGCTCCAGCATCTGGTTCCGCAGGACGCCTTCGCAGCCTAAGTCTAGGGCTAGTCCAAGCGCTGCCTCTGGCTCGGATACCGATAAGCGGAAACCGCTGGACGCCGTGGATACCAGATTGTCGATCGTATCCTGGAACACCATCCTTCCTTCGCGGATAATGCCGACTTTGTCCGCCATCTGCTCGACCTCGCCCAGCAGGTGACTGGATACCAGCACGGTAATGCCGTATTGGCGCGGCATATTCTTGATCAGCTCCCGGATTTCATGGATGCCGGACGGATCCAGGCCGTTGGTCGGCTCGTCCAGAATGAGCAGCTCCGGATTGTTCAGCAGGGCGGCCGCGATGCCAAGACGCTGCTTCATCCCAAGCGAGTATCCCTTAACCGGGCGCTTGGCCTCCTTCGTCAAGGAGACGATCTCCAGCACTTCCGCGATGCGGGATTTCGGGCCGCCGGTAATCCGGCGGATCGCTTCCAAATTCTCTACGGCCGTCAAGTGGCCGTAATACGATGGGTACTCCACGAGCGATCCGGTCCGGCGCAAAATGTCCATTTTTTCGCTCTTTAAATCCTTGCCGAATAAATGAATCGCGCCACGCGTCGGTTGAATGAGTCCCAGCAGCATGCGGATGGTCGTTGTTTTCCCGGCGCCGTTCGGGCCGAGGAAGCCGTAAATGTCGCCGCGGGCGATCTCCAGGTTCAAATCCACGACCGCTGCGCGCTTTTTGTATATTTTATATAAGCCTTTTGTTTGAATGACGAGTTCCGTCACGTTCATCACCTCAGGTATACATCCTACATGTCCAAGGTTAAATGCCGGTCGGCCCCAAGTTTAAATTTTCTTTAAAAAAGCGGGCAGCCTATCCAACGTTTTAACAAGTGTCCGTATATGATATAATTAATTTGCCGAAACGCTTATGGCGTCCGTACAGGGGGGCTACCTGACGCTGATGATGGCATGCCGATCACTTTTCTCTCTCATCGATCGATTCACCGTTACGATTGGAGCGTGGTTAACCATGAATATGCATGTTTTCGTTCGCCTTGATTTCAGAATGGATCTCTCTTTGAGTCTAGCAGCTGTAGCCTGCCTTGCTTATGAACCCAGTTCACTGACGAGCTCGTGAAACTCGAGCGAAAAGCAATGGTACGAAGACGCCTTATAGGGCGTCTTTTTCTGTTATTGGCAGCAAAAAAAAGAGGAACCGATAATCGTGCCGGCTCCTCTTTTTATCTATTCAACCCAGGCCTCAGCACCCCTGATGGAATGCTTGATAGCCCAGCGCTTGATTGCTCAACGCTTCCAGATGCGGATCCTCGTTCCCTCCTCCGAGCTTTCCACATGGCTTTCCAGCCCCATCTCCCTGGTCAGGTGGTCCACGATGGCCAGGCCGATGCCCGTGCCTTTGTTGCCGGAATCGCTTTCGATCCCCGGTCCATGGTCCGAAATGACGAGGACGCCCTCAAATCCTTCCCTCTCCTCGGTATGAATGCCGATGTACTGCCCGGATCGGGCGTGGCGAGCGACATTTTGGAACAGATTATCGAGGAGCCTCCGGAACCACAGCACGTCTACGTTCCAGTGGAGCGGCTCGTCTCGCACCTGGATGTCAGGCTCGATTCCCGCCTTCTCCCATACCGGATACCAGGCTGCGGCGCTTTCCTTGACGATTCGCAGCACGTCTGCAGATTCCATGTTCAGCTGCACTCTGCCGCTGGTCAGCAAGTTGTAGGACAGCAGATTGTCGATCAGTCCGCCCAAATCGGCGATTTTCGATTCAATGAGTGACAGCGATTCTTTCCCCTTCGGGCTCAGCGGCTCCCTTTCCATGGAGAAAATATGGCTTCGAATCACCGTCAGCGGGGTTCTGAGATCATGGGACAGATTGGCGATCAGGGATTTGCGCAGCTCTTCTTCCTCGCGCTGGCGGCGCTGCCCCTCTTCCAACTGGATGACCATATCGTTATAGCCCTCTTCCAGCTGTCCAATCTCGTCATACTTGGTTAACGTAACCGGCTGCGGTATGCCCGTCGTCGCATGGGACGACGTCATGGCCGAACGAAGCCGCAGCAGCCGCTTGCGTATACGCACGAAGAACAGCCAGGAGACCAGAATGAACAGGCCGGACATCGACGCCGTGAACAGCCCGTACAGCGCCGTCTCACTCGCAATGGGCTGCTGGACATTAAGGTATTTTCTCGGCAGCTGCATGACCATGAAGCCTTCTCCCGATCCCTCTCCCCCGATAAAAGCCACGGAGGTGAACGGGTCGCTATCCAGGGAGTTTTTCATAAATTGCACGGTATAGGGCGCGCTCCATACCTCGGGCAGGTTAGGCTGCACCGGCAGCTGCAGCCTGGTCTTATTGCCGCCATCCACCCAGAACATGGAGATCTCCGGATACTCCTGCCGTATCGAATTCAGCTTCTGCTCAATGGCCTCCGGCGAAGCTCCGCTTAATCCGGCTGCTTCCTCGTGCCACATTCTCTCTAACGCGGCACCGCTGGTATATTTCCCGGCCGGGGCCGGCGGCCGATCCGAGAAGGTATCGTTCACGAACCAGTAAAAAATCGACGCTAACGGAAACATGATCGGCATGAAAATCATGGCCATCAAAATCAGCAGCAAATACCGGTTGGTCAGCGAATTGCGGAACCTTCCCTTCTTCCTTTTCCATCTCATGCTCTCACCCGGTAGCCAAGCCCGCGAACGGTCTCAATAATCTCCGGGTTGGCGGGGTCCCGCTCGAGCTTCTCCCGGAGATACCGGATGTGGACCATCAGCGTCTTGTCCCCTTCGATATATGATTCTCCCCAGACCGACTCGTATATTTGCTCCTTGGTCATGACACGCCCCTGGTGCTGGAGCAGATACATAAAGATTTGATGCTGTTTGCCGGTCAGCAGCGTCTCCTCGCCGGTATCCTCGTTCACGATCCGATTCTCGTCTTCATATACCGATAAGTGCTTCACTCGGATGGGCTCCGCGGATTTCACGACAGACCGTCGCAGAAGCACCTCGAGACGGGCAGCCAGCTCGTCCGGGTGAAAAGGCTTTGTCAGGTAATCGTCGGCGAACTCAAGCCCCTGCAGCTTATCGTCAATGGAGGTTCGCGCCGACAGCATCAGCATGGGCAGTCCGGGATAGGCCTTTTTGAGACGCTGCCCGACCGTAAAGCCGTCCAGCCCCGGAAGCATGACGTCCAGAACAACGACCGCGCACGGAGCCGCTTCCTGTACGGCCTGTTCTCCGCTCAGCAGCCACCGCACCTCGTATCCCTTGTCCCTGAGAAATTCGCTGACCCATCCGCCGATCTCCCGGTCATCCTCAATATATAGAATGCATGCGCTCATGGTAAATCTTCCTTTCCGTACGAACATTCGTATCTCCCCATGAGGGGTTATTCTATAGCCTTTAAGTCAAAAAAAGGCCCTTGCAAGCTTTTTTTTATGTATGCCGTAAATTCATCTTTTGTCATTGTAACATGGGATCCCCGATGTTCATGCATCCGATTTGCTAACCTGCCGTGCTCCCTCGGGAATATCCTGTTCTCCGGCAAACCGGCGGAGCTTCTGGAGAGCCCGCATTCCGTGACGACCAATTATTTGCGGCAGTTTCGGGCTTAGTCCTCAGAGTAGCCTAAGGGCTTGGATGTCAAACAAGACCCCGAGCACGCCTCCTTCAAGGGGCTCGGGGTCTTGTTGTGTTTTGCTGGATAAGGCAGGATCGCAGCCTATTCCAAAATAACGGTCGTATAAGGCGGCAGTGTTAAACTGCTGCCGTCCCATGCCGCGCTGTCGTCGGTGGTTCTCGCCAATGACCGGAAATCCGCAGATCCGTTCTTTGATGCCAGGTCCACGGTCTGCTCCGTGCCTGAAAGGTTATGAACCACTAAGGCCCCGCTCTCGTTTGTCCGGCGGATATAGGCCATCACTTGCTGGTTCCCTGACGCATAAGATTCAATCGTGCCGCTGTTCAGGGCAGGCATCTCATTCCGCCACCGGATCAGCGTGCGATAGCGGAACAGCAGGGAATCCTCGTCTCCGGTCTGCTGCTCTACGCCTTGGACCTGATCGCCGCGGTTATGCGTAAGCGGCTCCCAGGTCGTCTGTCCCTTATCGCTGCCCGTATTGGACCAGATCATCGGCTCCCGGATCTGCTCGTCCGGCTTCGCTCCCTTCATCCCGATCTCTTCGCCGTAATAGATAA
Proteins encoded:
- a CDS encoding peptidase U32 family protein, producing MARYFNGKEVELLAPAGTFEIFKTVIDANCDAVYFGGPSLNMRMMRKGYNLSYEEVGEAVQLAHDRGKRAYITVNNLMNEEDLEEAKRYFAFLNEIGPDAIIAQDLAVFPLIQEMNYTNIPVHSSVMMNVHNLEMIEALKALGVSRIVASREMDLKTAEVLQARSGMEFEYFVHGDMCTVHGANCLYSSMLFGNSSNRGRCMKPCRWDYRVKKDGYLYPTEYPLAAKDMYMYESIPELIKSGITSFKIEGRMRDTEFLLMVVNSYGDAIDRYIADPLGYNREAGADTLHKHRKRDFTTAYAFGKPGLGFINRRYEGTGKFYSTGKVFSTPTAERETKEERVLQVKESLRHAKRERQGTSIPQITVHVNTVEQARAALEEGAGVIYLTGDVFQPDRPFGRKDIEALTADKGDAEIVLGMPRMMNELQMEQYHQFLSAGKEFNHYGLDGLLATNIGAMHRFQTIGLPLIADFSLNIYNHMAASFYQDHFGISRINPSLELQLHDLTKLLRHPEIPLEIIVHGSPIVMYLEHDLYANAAEFEPIAEEDNRFVDNRHLVLLTDKGENPVYRDAAGRNHLALAKELCYMPILKELYEAGVHHFRIEGKTYTTEQLRSLVRLYRQASLNLDACGRLYQSMAPVYAGFTLGSLQFGHSLELELTEA
- a CDS encoding alpha/beta fold hydrolase yields the protein MDLHYEVHGNGKPIVLVHSGGADLRDWSYLVPLLAEHFCVIAFDGRGAGRSPSPAQPPNFVEDLLSLLDHLDIPQAAIVGHSMGGRIATEFAIHYPERVSELIVIAPALSGFPYSEEMQTYMLGVSAAAPDIEKMIELCIEPPSYEITRNRAERELMVQMLRHHFERTFTWSTFDSVWPEPPAMDRLQDISARTLFIIGDHELTDNQQVGEQFRRVPGIRFATIAGADHMVTLTHPEELSLHITPFVKE
- a CDS encoding TetR/AcrR family transcriptional regulator → MPRSPIENERIRQMAKEKILETAMDLFIHQGYHATSISDVAKKAGTSKGLLYNYFSGKEGLLAAMVEERIASVAEVMENSASLQAPADQLKYILEQAIDNVYQQPEVFRFYLHLQTQPEADQELFPYSKRLVEEAARQFEIQCRIFESLGVPEPRKRSLYFSSTLQGIMLMISTYPLHFPIEEVKEQMLKEFCP
- a CDS encoding DUF4362 domain-containing protein encodes the protein MGIMREYKLANRGTVLLWVMVLTMLLTGCGLGKDGDVKRSSETGERAITSGMEEDSQLQDYVTIHRGQGFGKVSSGIFGTLDSVKDVEVFDEAIRTAVRMQGIMDVREPDYDAVIHLDGESTSIHLWLEPDSKRGMFTYITDTGTGYTLTEQLTAQLTELIDQLRYTPEQAKKNGDVVFSLDGLIANREAWDQFVKQVEEKQPASVQLTLYTIEGSPIFHDLEHGYQGEFIRHRLDTTHDPLGKPVKSVEFCKELVAEQTEQGIEYRLNGCGEGRDQESDIFHMLFPVEEAIHNR
- a CDS encoding AraC family transcriptional regulator; translated protein: MAIHWLEPDIAECTRRGIAYFTSELEMANGLPCKMYRITEKFGSLSDHMHDYLQIWYVSKGEFIHTLYGQKYRMVQGNIFVLPPYSVHRVEMVPGKELEVLGCEFMPAFINERLEGMPDEPQLFDLSFIKPFVTTEDRVPLKITLTGGSDLVVKELLTEMLNEFGGRGPFFDILLKANLLKLLAIVNREHAEQSKHISVTAGSAPYREPILESVQYIHDHFDQPLWLEDLCARTMMSRTSFCRRFKEVTGWTFSQYLANYRIRMAMRLLTEPELTVTDVCFKVGFNELPYFCRIFKKYTGTTPAYYKKNAFKTVD
- a CDS encoding Gfo/Idh/MocA family protein; the protein is MNKITIAVIGCGTIANSAHIPAYMANEDAEIKYFCDILKDRADAAVAKYECGQAIEDYNQILNDPEVDAVSICTPNDVHASIAIDCLRAGKHVLCEKPAARTYAEALEMQKVQHETGKTLNIGVVNRYNESVNRIRKMIQNGDLGELYHVYASFRSHRSIPGLGGAFTTKAIAGGGALIDWGVHFLDVVMYCTGDPKPKTVSGQAYCKLGKDMENYTFLKMWAGPPKYDGTYDVDDFVTALVRTEGPTISLNGAWAQNIGAEEMFIDFLGDKGGIRLKYGADFTFYTTEDGALIETTPKFNLGSMFQNEIDGFIRCIQTGEKQPSHIDTVILSSQIIQAIYDSSDQGAEVSLQPVAQNSL